In Desulfomonile tiedjei DSM 6799, a genomic segment contains:
- a CDS encoding SIS domain-containing protein, protein MCGIAGFVSNHEWQQPSDSSWLDSISREIEQSVAAQNWENFSKPLKHMLDRFDQLMSFGIHMQLVEQSPALQKCRQLAETLEKALKGIESVMELSGRSDFLEQRAEETRDLLWQIKHELLNNVERTVNLLPDDVRSSAPQRATHFVAWAIEQVMENLDRLEVRGRDSAGISIQCTVLTDTVLPFVSGPYAGDQNKVKRTVESMFSGDGRFVCTFIYKVANLVGRLGDNTAGLRDAIRNDTDLWNIASLTDQVNIIAHTRWASNGIISISNCHPADGVLCGKEHQATVRDAAAQFVLNGDVDNYKTLVEQVVTCRGYQIESSITTDAKILPVLYRLGTDWRQEPDSRFAEVINTCDGSLAIAMQHPLHPENLFLAQKGSGQSLFLGKVEDGLILASEVYGLAARTRQSYALSGTERGGTLVTVSVENRDNGIGAGRFLDDGSPFMLSAEPIYIHSRDIFRGSFNHYFEKEIHDAPSSVRKTIKDKYRKTANRIDFEMDGRGSFNRLLSRLRDPGLPLIRRIQVIGQGTASVAAKGVAYLIERALAKTRVTVGSCKASEMSGFLSEEPLADMLLIAISQSGTTTDTNRTVDVAGAQGAWIHAIVNRRNSPLVSKSNSHLYTSDGRDVEMAVASTKAFYSQIAAGKLTALLLAQEFGSMPEEDIFQEILELERLPLEIEWVLKQTDFIRDCAEKYGPSSRNWALVGNGPNKIAADEIRIKLSELCYKSIPCDYTEDKKHIDLSTEPLTLVVANDLPDRLVQDTAKEVAIFKAHNGKPIVLAAKGEGRFNSYAERVIEVPTMDAGLAFVPATVAGHLWGFHAARAIDSRADELRQVRSLLTEFLEQPESWNLASLRSRMNKILALIASEEMNAALPASSVAGLAAYMARLDPLTQSGEYVREEIENGILILNKAIEELTRPVDTIRHQAKTVTVGISRPLELLPRLITKALDKLAALPDQIREQDRRILRLVSPMISQIIGGMHYKIVKTIDGAPVGLAGSAPWIQAMEKFGFCSGRSSRYDTPRAIGGSKRTTLRMERLIWNSGSDGQENLLLLPLFNEELGDCTGILLFHLDFVPQASVKQKLAVLQGMGNRYHDFIERLEELSSPADLEDVLEKISPRDLILAPVEKVLGPMTIPHVKVLT, encoded by the coding sequence GTGTGCGGAATTGCCGGATTTGTCAGTAATCATGAATGGCAGCAGCCGTCAGATTCGTCGTGGCTCGATTCCATTTCACGAGAAATTGAACAATCAGTAGCAGCTCAAAATTGGGAAAACTTTTCTAAGCCGTTGAAGCATATGCTCGATCGATTCGATCAATTGATGTCTTTCGGAATTCATATGCAACTCGTCGAGCAATCACCCGCTCTGCAAAAATGCCGACAGTTGGCCGAAACCCTCGAAAAGGCCTTAAAGGGTATTGAGAGTGTAATGGAACTGAGCGGTCGCTCGGATTTCCTGGAACAAAGGGCAGAAGAAACAAGAGATCTGCTGTGGCAAATTAAGCACGAATTGCTGAACAATGTGGAACGTACTGTCAATTTGCTTCCGGACGATGTGCGATCTTCGGCTCCCCAACGCGCGACTCACTTTGTAGCCTGGGCGATAGAACAGGTCATGGAAAACCTTGACCGTTTGGAAGTCCGGGGCAGGGATTCGGCTGGAATCTCCATACAATGCACTGTGCTCACAGACACGGTCTTGCCTTTTGTTTCCGGACCGTACGCGGGCGACCAGAATAAGGTGAAGAGAACCGTTGAATCCATGTTTTCAGGGGACGGGCGCTTCGTATGCACGTTCATCTACAAAGTTGCAAATTTGGTCGGCAGACTCGGAGACAATACTGCAGGACTGAGAGACGCTATCCGCAACGACACGGATCTCTGGAATATCGCTTCCTTAACCGATCAGGTGAACATCATAGCTCACACCCGATGGGCGTCAAATGGGATCATCAGCATTTCCAACTGTCATCCCGCTGATGGGGTGCTGTGCGGAAAGGAACACCAGGCAACAGTCCGCGACGCGGCGGCTCAATTCGTTCTGAACGGAGACGTAGACAATTACAAAACTCTCGTGGAACAGGTAGTCACTTGCAGAGGATACCAAATAGAGTCTTCAATAACGACAGATGCAAAAATTCTCCCGGTTCTGTACAGACTCGGTACGGATTGGCGTCAAGAGCCTGATAGCCGGTTCGCAGAGGTGATCAACACGTGTGACGGATCGCTCGCCATTGCCATGCAACACCCCCTTCACCCGGAAAATTTGTTCCTGGCACAAAAAGGCAGCGGTCAAAGCCTGTTTCTCGGTAAAGTTGAGGATGGATTGATCCTGGCTTCCGAAGTGTACGGCCTCGCTGCTCGAACAAGACAATCCTATGCGCTTTCCGGAACGGAGAGAGGGGGAACTCTCGTTACCGTCTCTGTCGAAAACCGAGACAACGGAATCGGAGCAGGACGTTTTCTCGATGACGGCAGTCCTTTTATGCTTTCTGCCGAACCCATCTATATTCACAGTAGAGACATATTCCGTGGTTCCTTCAACCACTATTTTGAAAAAGAGATTCATGATGCGCCTTCCAGTGTTCGTAAGACGATCAAGGACAAATACCGAAAAACAGCCAATCGGATAGATTTTGAAATGGACGGTCGAGGAAGCTTCAACCGGCTCCTTTCAAGACTGCGGGACCCGGGTCTTCCTTTGATACGCAGAATTCAGGTTATCGGACAGGGTACTGCTTCTGTTGCAGCCAAAGGCGTGGCATATCTCATCGAACGCGCTCTGGCAAAAACGAGAGTAACCGTCGGCTCGTGCAAGGCCTCGGAAATGTCGGGGTTTCTCTCGGAAGAGCCTCTTGCGGACATGCTGCTGATCGCCATTTCCCAGAGCGGCACAACGACCGATACCAACCGGACCGTTGATGTCGCCGGCGCTCAAGGCGCGTGGATTCATGCGATCGTCAACAGGAGAAACTCTCCACTGGTCTCGAAATCCAACAGCCATCTGTATACGAGCGACGGACGCGATGTGGAAATGGCTGTGGCATCCACAAAAGCATTCTATTCTCAAATTGCCGCGGGGAAACTCACCGCTCTGCTATTGGCTCAGGAATTCGGGAGCATGCCTGAAGAGGACATCTTTCAGGAAATACTCGAACTCGAGAGACTTCCGTTGGAAATCGAATGGGTGCTCAAACAAACGGATTTCATCCGAGACTGCGCCGAAAAATATGGTCCCAGCAGCCGGAACTGGGCACTCGTGGGGAATGGACCGAATAAGATCGCGGCTGATGAGATTCGTATAAAGCTGAGCGAACTCTGCTACAAATCCATACCCTGCGACTACACAGAAGATAAAAAACATATCGATCTCTCGACAGAACCACTCACCCTGGTGGTCGCCAACGATTTGCCGGACCGACTGGTCCAGGATACTGCGAAAGAAGTGGCTATTTTCAAGGCACACAACGGTAAACCCATCGTGCTTGCCGCAAAGGGTGAGGGACGATTCAACTCCTATGCAGAGAGGGTCATTGAAGTTCCCACAATGGATGCAGGTCTGGCCTTCGTCCCCGCAACGGTTGCGGGCCATCTCTGGGGATTCCACGCAGCCCGGGCGATCGATTCCAGAGCCGACGAACTCAGACAGGTGCGCTCTTTGCTCACGGAATTTCTGGAGCAACCGGAATCGTGGAATCTGGCTTCGCTCCGTTCCAGGATGAATAAAATATTGGCACTTATCGCATCCGAGGAGATGAATGCTGCACTGCCGGCTTCATCTGTCGCTGGTCTGGCTGCATACATGGCCAGGTTGGATCCGCTGACCCAGTCCGGTGAATATGTGCGGGAAGAAATCGAAAACGGTATCCTCATCCTCAACAAAGCTATAGAAGAATTAACCCGGCCTGTTGACACTATTCGGCATCAGGCAAAAACGGTTACTGTTGGTATTTCAAGACCATTGGAATTGCTGCCGAGATTGATAACCAAAGCTTTGGACAAACTGGCTGCATTGCCGGATCAAATTCGTGAGCAGGATCGTCGGATTTTACGCCTCGTATCCCCCATGATTTCCCAGATTATCGGGGGAATGCATTACAAAATCGTAAAGACGATCGATGGCGCGCCGGTGGGGCTGGCAGGGAGTGCTCCGTGGATTCAGGCAATGGAAAAATTCGGTTTTTGCAGTGGAAGATCTTCCAGGTACGATACTCCCCGCGCTATCGGTGGTAGCAAGAGAACCACCCTGCGAATGGAGCGTTTGATCTGGAACTCGGGCTCCGACGGTCAGGAGAATCTTCTGCTCTTGCCCTTGTTCAATGAAGAACTCGGGGATTGCACAGGGATTCTGCTGTTCCATCTGGATTTTGTGCCTCAGGCTTCTGTGAAGCAAAAGCTTGCCGTTCTTCAGGGCATGGGAAATCGATATCACGACTTTATCGAACGCTTGGAAGAATTGTCTTCGCCTGCAGATCTGGAAGACGTGCTTGAAAAGATTTCTCCTCGAGACCTGATACTTGCACCCGTTGAAAAGGTGCTCGGTCCTATGACGATTCCTCATGTGAAAGTTTTGACCTGA
- a CDS encoding LysM peptidoglycan-binding domain-containing protein — protein sequence MLNKFRFLTLSAVVALSLTLGYSAQAFEIFPRPEDQYTVQRGDTLYGLAEGFYGNSALWPFLWNQNPAIHIREGSAAPENQALVPGTKVNLFHKRYPYGAMNQTYNPPTGVPEEVRFVIRKVPLEGIPYDKKYFRYKLSPRPIQLWGYIVTSPDENKTWYLERDLVYIRFRPSKKQAILVGDRFGVYRDTGPITHPINTERNIGWLTQLVGEVEVISTGHDLVTAIILESYMELAKGDKICLFTPRDRQIVPSKTHRLLTGTILTLARHETCSLMVPGGLENDVVFIDRGECDGMKEGMLLSIYRPALPVPDPYFPNRRVTTPDAFVGEGMVLKAFEKNSTVLITRSREEIWPGQIIKTVSD from the coding sequence ATGCTGAATAAATTCAGATTCCTGACACTGTCGGCCGTCGTCGCGCTCTCACTTACCCTGGGATACAGCGCTCAGGCTTTCGAGATCTTTCCGCGGCCAGAAGATCAATATACTGTCCAAAGAGGCGATACTCTTTACGGACTGGCCGAAGGCTTCTACGGAAATTCGGCATTGTGGCCCTTCCTGTGGAATCAAAATCCGGCAATCCACATACGGGAAGGCAGCGCCGCGCCTGAGAATCAGGCCCTGGTCCCGGGAACAAAGGTGAATCTTTTCCACAAGAGATATCCCTACGGAGCCATGAATCAAACGTATAATCCACCAACCGGTGTGCCGGAAGAAGTGAGATTTGTCATCCGAAAAGTACCACTGGAAGGTATTCCGTACGACAAGAAGTATTTTCGGTACAAGCTCAGCCCTCGGCCCATCCAGTTATGGGGATATATTGTCACATCTCCGGACGAAAACAAAACCTGGTACCTGGAGCGAGATCTTGTTTACATCCGTTTCCGTCCCAGCAAGAAGCAGGCTATTCTCGTAGGAGATAGGTTCGGGGTGTATCGTGATACAGGGCCCATAACTCATCCCATCAACACGGAGCGGAACATCGGGTGGCTAACCCAGTTGGTGGGCGAGGTCGAAGTCATCAGCACGGGCCATGATCTTGTCACTGCGATCATTCTCGAGAGCTATATGGAACTCGCCAAGGGAGACAAGATTTGTCTGTTCACCCCTCGTGACCGCCAGATCGTACCCTCAAAAACTCACCGGTTGCTAACGGGAACCATTCTAACTCTCGCAAGGCACGAAACCTGTTCGCTTATGGTACCCGGCGGATTGGAAAACGATGTGGTGTTCATCGATCGAGGCGAATGCGACGGAATGAAAGAAGGCATGCTTTTAAGCATTTATCGTCCAGCATTGCCGGTTCCAGATCCCTATTTTCCCAATCGGCGTGTCACTACTCCGGACGCATTTGTCGGAGAGGGAATGGTCCTCAAAGCTTTCGAGAAGAACTCCACTGTTCTGATTACCCGTTCGAGAGAAGAAATCTGGCCGGGACAAATCATCAAAACTGTTTCAGACTGA
- a CDS encoding radical SAM protein, which yields MTRSQERGAVRKPRGKAIPVALVYPNSYRVGMGNLGFQHVYHVMNAHPLIAAERFFVPDPPDSRKPESRILSEETGRPLRDYPLIAFSVPFENDYPYVPYMLRASGIPPLRKDRTRGDPLVIAGGVSVSMNPEPLAEFLDMAFIGEIPDETVQENGLASAIADLFTNGIPDAREFREVFRTVPGAYVPEAYHYRFRNDGSIEEIVVESGFPERVAAVKRRGKESSVPVSVLFSPEAEFGNDLLIETNRGCGRGCRFCASGWIHLPVRYAELTPLKNQIDEALATGKGIGLVGSDLAGHPRLKHMLRTIVDAGGRFSLSSIRPEGVSREIAELMARTGQKTATLAPETASPRLKSVIGKEIPSERFLELVELLVSAGIPNIRFYFMIGLPTETDEDVDFISDFVLECRKVFVEASKPLKRIGTIAVQVNPFVPKPWTPFQWAAMAPVSVLKKRIDSLRKALAKVPNVVLRQESVRDARIQAILSRGDRRIADMLLAESSERPVMKNIGRGTELDFLAFRERESGEIFPWDTVDHGISKTKLYRVYEKALLPQIKR from the coding sequence ATGACCAGATCACAAGAACGAGGAGCCGTACGCAAACCGAGAGGGAAGGCAATCCCTGTTGCGCTCGTGTATCCGAATTCATACCGGGTGGGCATGGGTAATCTCGGGTTTCAGCATGTATATCACGTGATGAATGCGCACCCGCTGATTGCTGCGGAGCGCTTCTTTGTCCCTGATCCGCCGGACAGCAGAAAGCCCGAGTCTCGCATCCTATCTGAAGAAACCGGCAGACCTCTGAGGGATTATCCCTTGATAGCGTTTAGTGTGCCGTTTGAAAACGATTATCCATATGTTCCGTATATGCTGCGTGCTTCCGGGATTCCACCGTTGCGCAAAGATCGAACTCGAGGCGATCCTCTTGTGATTGCCGGCGGAGTGTCAGTGTCCATGAATCCGGAGCCGTTGGCAGAGTTCCTGGATATGGCCTTCATAGGTGAGATACCGGACGAGACCGTACAGGAAAATGGCTTGGCATCCGCAATAGCAGATCTCTTCACCAATGGTATTCCCGACGCACGGGAATTTCGTGAGGTATTTCGCACTGTTCCGGGAGCTTATGTGCCGGAGGCTTATCACTATCGCTTTCGCAACGACGGATCGATAGAAGAAATCGTGGTCGAATCCGGATTTCCCGAACGAGTTGCAGCCGTGAAGCGTAGAGGCAAAGAATCCTCTGTGCCGGTGTCGGTGCTATTCTCGCCTGAAGCGGAATTTGGAAACGATCTGTTGATTGAAACTAACCGAGGGTGCGGAAGAGGATGCCGGTTCTGCGCGTCCGGATGGATTCATCTTCCTGTCCGCTATGCAGAACTTACCCCATTGAAAAATCAAATTGATGAAGCCCTTGCGACAGGGAAAGGAATCGGCCTTGTCGGATCGGATTTGGCCGGCCATCCGAGGCTGAAACACATGCTGCGAACCATAGTGGATGCCGGCGGCAGATTTTCTTTATCTTCCATACGACCTGAGGGTGTTTCACGTGAAATAGCGGAACTTATGGCCCGTACCGGACAAAAGACAGCGACACTTGCACCCGAGACGGCTTCTCCGAGACTAAAGAGCGTAATAGGTAAAGAAATCCCGTCCGAACGTTTTCTGGAGCTGGTAGAGCTTTTGGTATCGGCCGGTATTCCCAATATCCGGTTTTATTTTATGATCGGATTGCCGACGGAAACTGATGAAGATGTTGATTTCATTTCCGATTTTGTGCTTGAATGCCGAAAAGTGTTCGTCGAGGCTTCCAAACCTCTCAAAAGGATCGGTACCATCGCGGTACAAGTGAATCCATTCGTGCCCAAACCCTGGACTCCATTTCAATGGGCGGCAATGGCTCCAGTATCGGTGCTCAAGAAACGAATCGACAGCCTCCGGAAAGCCCTTGCGAAAGTGCCCAATGTGGTGCTGCGGCAGGAATCTGTCCGTGATGCCCGTATTCAGGCTATCCTTTCCAGAGGAGATAGGCGTATTGCTGATATGCTGTTGGCAGAGTCATCGGAAAGACCGGTCATGAAAAACATCGGACGTGGCACGGAACTGGACTTTCTTGCATTCAGAGAACGCGAATCGGGCGAGATTTTCCCGTGGGACACGGTCGACCACGGAATCTCCAAGACAAAGCTTTACAGAGTATATGAAAAAGCCCTCTTGCCTCAAATAAAGAGGTAA